The Macadamia integrifolia cultivar HAES 741 chromosome 3, SCU_Mint_v3, whole genome shotgun sequence genome segment AGGCTAGCATGTCCTTCTCATAACGTAAATGTAATGCAATGTAAGGACCATACGATCTCATGCGTTCCACCAACAACTGCAAGTCAACCACAAGGGGGAACCCGTAGACCATGTCATTGTAATTGTTGCAGCAAAGTCAGAACTAACATAGAAATAAAGCAAGCATGTGAGTCTGCTTATTTACTTTTCCCATTGCCTCTATACGAGGGGCAAAGCGAAGAGCCTCATAACAAGCACGACAACGCAACTTCTGAATATCTGGAGGCAAGTTATTATTTGCTAGGCGAGAATCAGATTTAGCAGCTCGAATGACCTATCAAAATGGATTGAATCAGAACTCTGTGTTTGGATTTTCAATTGCATCAAGCAAATTGatcttgcataaaaaaaatccagcaaGCCACACCTGATATTCTTCCCACATGGTAGCTATCTCATCTTGGTAGTAATCTAAACCAGACCAACTCCTGAAATGCTTCACTGCCCGGGTAGCATTTGCCAGTTCCTTCGGAAGTTTCTTAATAACTTTAATATCATTGGCCAAAGCACGTATAAAATGATCTTCATCAAAGACATCAGAGAAGTTGCTGCAATTGAAGTGAATTTTTTCAAGCATCGAACATCTCACATCTTAAATGGATACAACAAATATGGACAAGAAAAATGTGCTGCAATTGAAGTGAATTTTTCTAAGCATCGAACATCTCACATCTCACATCTTAAATGGATACAACAAATATGGACATGAAAAATGTGTACCTGGAATCCTGCCAAAATGAACGCTTATCAAGTTCTGGAATGACTAGAGTAGCATTTATGATACGAGCCACAGCTACCATGTCACAAATCTGCATTCAAGATAAGGATTCCTTTCAGCGCCAGAAGAGGGCTTTAAGTATGTGCTTGTGTAATataagcatggtttaaagtatctccgatatcgatacgataccctccgatacgaatcttaaatttagccgaccaatacgatacatggaatttttaaaatcctttcgtatcgatatatatcctacgatacataccgatatgcaccaatacactatcgatacgtactgatactctatggaaaatataaaatcgaggtgaaatatatgtttcggtatgtatcggtacgtatcggtgaatatttgtatgtatcgatcggtacgtatcgatgagtatcagtatgtatcggtgagtattggtatgtatcggtgagtattggtatgtatcgatcagtatgTATCGACATGTACCGATATAGTGCTCTACAGTCATATATAATGgtcaagatgggtatttttttagaaaacacgattttttgaggggtttttgttccaaagttgctgtcatccatatttctctctaactaaagtggaaatcaatgttggaaacaaggattttatatttatggaaCAACTACAAATCTTtaattcttagtgcaataccctcaatttagtgtttatgcataatacatgttatcaatagctttttttaacaatttttttatgcaaaagtggtTAAAAAGGTATTTCATATTcatttatccatttatgtgcttatctttagcgtatcttagcgtatctctgatacgatacaatacccttcgatacgtatcttaattttggtcgaccgatacagcgaccgataccgatactttaatccttgaataTAAGTCATATACGTATCTATATGCTAGAAGGTCTATTTGACAGTCCTCTTGTCCCATTCTTAAACTGACCTGGCAACCTTCCCAAACTTGTCCCAGCCAACCCCTCTTCTGGCCCCCAAGGAAAAAATAGCCCCACAAGAGTTTCTCTCActgggggggtgggggataaTACCTGGGTAACCATAGGAAAATACCTGCAAAATGAAACTATGTTTTCCTGAGAATGGCCTTTGCCTCTTTTATTCTGTTAGATTCAGAATTGCTCCCAACAACCCCCCAAATCAAGTTTTTAATCTGGTTTCAGGGTATTCCTACTCTTAATAAGAATTTCCTAAATCTTGAGTTTCAGATCAGACTACATATATAGCAACCGCACAACAGTCCACCATCCACTGAGCGCCAAGATAAAGCAGTCCACCATCCATCCAGTCTGGCTATGGAAACACTGTACAACTTAAATGCTCTAAGACTGATTAGAAATCCTTCACTTCAGTTGTACAAACCTTTGTGATGACAGTTATTGTGTCAAATGCAACTGCCTACACAATGATCTCCNNNNNNNNNNNNNNNNNNNNNNNNNNNNNNNNNNaaaaaaaaaaaaaaaatgtaattgtgTGTACTTGTGCGCATGCATGCAGAGAGAACTTTCATAAACAGATTGAGGACAAGCATTATAAGTGAGAAGACTTAAACCCATATCTGAGCTCTTTACCACTCATCCACAACAATAGGCTTCTTAACACAGATAATTTACATGGTGGTGCTAcataatttacaaaataaacTATACAAAGAATGAGGCCTGCACAATTTCCTTCcctaattaaaatataaaaaactagaGATGCACAATTCCTTAATAAACATAAAAACTATTATAAGATACATTGAGGTTAACCATCTTCCATTTTCcccctatcaaaatcaaactgGTTGAGAACAACCATTATAAGTGGAAAATGGTATAACCTGCAGGTCAGGCTGATACAGGTCCCCATCTACTGATTGTTGTAGAACCATGCATGATATTCATATGAATGCATATATACATATGTAGATATATAAGTGCATGTATAGATCCAGAAAGAGTGATAAAATGGTACTGACCCCAGCCCGCATCTGGTTGAGACCACCATTAGTGTGAACAAGCAGGTAACCTCGGGACTCTAGAGGAACTGAAAGGCAGGAGGACATTATAAGtggataaataagaaaatatgttCTTCCATTGATGAATAATGGCAGAAAAGGCACTTAAGATAGGGATATCTGCATAACCAAATTAATCCATTACAGCAATTCTCTTACATGAATAGGATGAACTAGGCTCAACACATGGAACGAAATCACGATTACGTGGTTGCTTCCACAACTTCTCAGAATCCAAAATTCCCCTCGCACCATTCAACTGTCAAGTCTAAAGGAGTGAAAACATGAAAGATGTATGACTACTTTGTATCAATAATCACATCTAGATCTAAACATTTTGATCGATAGGACACCAGAGGATTAAACAGCTCGGTATCTGGAGGCAACTGGCAAgcataaaacataaaatgaaACGAAATCTaagttctcttcttttctttttcttttttaaaattggAAAAGATAACAAAGAGAAGTAGAAGCCTATACCCATAAATCACAATATGAATCATCTCAAAAAATTTATAAAGAGAACACAAAAACCTTATGCAAAGGCGGAGGCGCTTTGGACAATTGGGGCGGCGATAACTCTTGCATCCAGCTTAGCTCATTGAGCCACCTCTGGTGCCCAATTTCATGTTGCTGCTATAAGAACAGATTCTAGATCAGCACAACTACATGTGAGGATTATCACAGTCCAAtttccattttcttatttttttttttaaataaaaattataattaaaatacTAGACAAGACAAGAAAACCATTCCCCTGTTGCCAATAAAAGTGGATACTTAAAATGGGATAAtaccaagaaaggaaaaaagaatgtgGATACCTGGAGTAGTGAGGACTATAATTTCACAAGAATCATTtgagaaaaaaagggagggggagggggagggggagggggagggggaagctTCTTAAGAAAAAAGGTTTGAGAATGtgaaaagcaaagaagaggtaaAATGACGAGATAGATTGGCCGATTCAAAGAATCAAACTGCAAAAGAATAGAAAGAGGTAACTCTTCAAGAAAATAAACCCTAACCACAACCCAAATCTGCAACTGATAACAACTCGGAGAGCTCAAAATCCTacaagaaaagtaagaaattaACAGAAATACAGAGACCTACTATAATAACttccaaaaaaaagaggaacaaaaacaaaatgtcGAGATTTGAGTGGGGGATTACCGTTGGAAGCTTGTAAGATTCGGAAAGTGTCAGGTCATTGGAGAAAGGAGCAACATGTACAGAGAACAGAGCCAGTAGAGCTATAACGCATACTGAAAACGTTAACACCGTTCGCAGCAGTACCAAGGTCTTATACCTACGCTTCTGCATCTCTCTCTAAAACCCAGAACCAGAAGCAGATTCAGCACAAAAAACCATTAGACTGGGTTTCAGTgaagaaagaatgaagaaaacCTCCTAGTTGGGTCACTTCTGCTTTTGTTTGCTTCTCGCCGCTTCCACTACCCTTTTTCGTTTAATTACTACGACTGAGGTCGTGAAGGATCTTATAAAGCAAAAAAACGATTTccagaaataataataaaaagaagagagagagtgtgtgcaTATAGTGCCGAAGTGAGGTGaaagtgtgagagagagagagagagagagagagagaggggaaggagTCAATCACTATCCTTACAAATTCTAATAACTGACTAATTCTCAGTAACGTTCTCTAATAACGAATATCCTATTATCTAATAACCTCTAATAACTAATAACAAAATGACAAGCGGTTGCAAATACCAAAATGGTAATTGGAGGATCTTTAGCAATCCTGACTCAAGATTGGTCAGCAATCTTACCGTTGGCAATCGGCCTTGATGAGACAAACTCACCGTTGCTTTCATGAacaattggatttttttaatgattttgcCCTTGTTACGATATCAATTCCTGACTCCATTCCTGACTCAAGATTGGCCCGCAatttaaaattatgatttttaatttttataattataattagtcataaccCGTATAGATCCATGCACTTATTCTtatttggaatctccatgtagtcAGGATAAAGTTTTGGATATTGTTGTTGGTTCCTAATTTTTACATGTTGAAATCAAGTGCTTAtctattaatttgttttttttttacacaaatAGAACTCTTAAAAGTTTGTAATTCATTTATCTATAAAAGATCCTTACCTTGTTGGTGCCCCTACTTCCAAACATAGAAGTGGTAAAAAACCAACTAGTTCCCTTATTGGATATTTGTGTGGATGTCCCTCCATTGGCACAATAACCACTTGATCAAGTAAGAAGTGTTTTTGTGCTCGTAGTGATTCTATAAAGCTCGTGACCCTAGTATGCATATTTGATATTCCTATACATATCCACTCTTTTCTATTAAATGCTTTTTACTAGTTGATTCGATCACCCATCCCTTCATTAATGAGAAATTATACTCCGACATTTTAGCAATCTGTCTCCTTAATAATTATTAGATGGATAATAACCctcaacccccaccccccaaaaaacaaaaatacctTCCAATGTCCACTTCTTAGTTACCTTCAACTAAGGCTTCCTGGGATACATAATTTAGTAATTTTATATGTCAAAGAAGTTTACTTTTAAATATGAACAATTCATTTAATTCCTTTGGGAGACTATTTTGGTCAATGAGATCTCAAAGCTTGGACTTAAGGAGTTTGATGATGGTAGTAGTTGGATTTACTTATGGCACATTTCCCAACATCAATGACTTTTGGATTCCATACTCTATTTTATATtaactataaaataaaattttgaagtgTCCATAAATGAACACCTCATGCCATTATGGACGGTTAGATCTCATCTCAACCTATCCCATCTAAGTTAATCCAATCTAATCTAACAACCAAGAGGAGTGTGTCTTAAAGGCGCTAAAGCATTATACCTTGAACCATGGGCATGTACTTGTAGACATATAGGGTCAGCACATTAGGTCATCCATTCTCCTTCCTGGTTGTTCTGCCAAATACTTCAGCAAGTATTCATGTGTTTCTAACAATAACATAAATTTTTATGATAACTGCTTAACAAGTcaaataaataaggaagaaaaaatgttACCCGTTAGTATGCATTTACATTTAGAAGCAATAAGTATAGAAAGATCGTATTGtcttgcattgaagatgcttgtGCACGCCTTACTATTGGTCATGTCCGTTAGCCTGTATCTATACCTACAGATAGTATTCTCaacctaataaataaataagagattgTCTAAATGGCATTTTCACAGGTATATTTAGAACATGtaactttcttttgattgttcATTGGGAGTTCTTAAGTCGggatacaaaaaaataaaaaaggttttCAAAGTAAGTTATTTTCAAGAGTGTGTATGAGGCTTAGTTAGTGGATCAATTCCTCTCACTTTACcggtaaaaaaatttatttgctACTCACCTCCAATGTCATTTAAACTTGCCATATATCAAAATACAAGTTTAGAGAAATGGTTAAGaaatctttttcttattctcttaATACATTCAGACCATTTagaaatacaaagaaaagagTCTGATACATGATATACACAGTTGAGATGTGTTTCTAATTAAGTTTGATATGTGGAATTCCAAGTGGTGCCTTATTTATTGAATGGTCCCACAAATCACAAACACCAAATGAGGGATTAGTGATGGATGCCATTACATAGTTTCAAATGCTACTTGTTTTgatatttagggttttagggaaaatTCTTGCTCACTCTTTTAGTTTGGTGCTTAGACTTGTTATGGGATTTCCCTGCAGTGTGTCTATAATAAAATTATGTGGGGGTTGACAATAATAATTCACCTTAATtttaagaagaaacaaaaaattgtcCTTCACTAAATCGTCCACCTTAGACAAAAATAGTTGAGATTTCATTTTACTAAGAGGAAAGAAAGTAGTACCAAGAAGACAGATAAAGACTGAACACCTTCTCTGCATTGTTaatgtcatatcaatccaagGAACCTTTTCAATTGTGTGAATTAGTAATATTTGGAATTCTATAATTTATATATGTTACCTCGATACTATCAGGAATCATAATAGGGGGTATAGAGACAAGTAACTATAAATCCCAGATACTTTGAATGATCTTAAATCTTAATTATTAAGATATTCTATCACCATCTAtacatttataaaaaaattaagataaaaaaaCGCATTTCATTAAGTAAAAAAACACATTTAATTAAGGATCAGATCCTTGATATTAGACACTAGCTAGATCTACTAGAATTGTTTGAAAGCATAGTTTACTAAATCATAGaagtaataaaatataaagtTTGACATTTGCATAATtgtaattaataaataaataaacgaaAACATACCTTGAGATTGCACCATGACAAGGTGCTAATTTTAGCTTATTAATTAttggtatctctctctctctccaattaaTTGGCCACCCAATTAGCTATCCAACAGTTAGGAGGTCTTGAATAAGCAaatccggctcctctccataGAACCAATGGATCAAAGAGTGATCTTAGGGCAGGAAGGACTCAGACACTTGGGATGTGCACACATGTGTTTGGATCAAgtatttaggggatggtatcgatACCACACCAATCGGGATGGGTATAGGTCTATTTTACCCATGGTTTTTCTAAAAAGTACTATTTTCTTACCATGTTATCCCTGAAACGATATGGAACACCGACCTAGATCAGTCAAGGATTGGTCTCAACCGATACCGATCTGATACAGCCGATATGAGACCAATACTTGAAAGCATGGTTTGAATACATGTTTGCAATCGATATCGATATCTGCCGATATCAATCCAGATCAAATCGGATCGATGGGTATAGGTCTATTTTACCCAtgctttttctaaaaaatactatttttttaccattttatccTTGAAACGATGTGGAACACCAATCTAGATCGATCAGGAATCGGAGATCAGTCTCAgctgataccaatctaatacaGCTAATACGAgatcaatacttgaaaccatggtttggATACATGTTTGGAATAAGATTCTTCTCTAGAGTGTCCAGTAACAATCGTACAATGATTAATTTGAACGGCCCAATAATtgaagaggatctttttccattCATTTCTTGATGATTTAGCGAAGTTTTCACTTCCCGTGACATACTCAAAAAAACCCAGCTGTGCTTAACCGATCAACTCTCACCCCGCCACTTGTAGATCACAAAAGGGCTTTCAGAATGCCTTAAAGCTCCCATCAGCTAAATCACGAGTCGAATGCATGAAAAGGATGAACAAAGCTTTAGGAAAAGGACTACTTATCTGATCTCTCACAATATTACTCTCATGTACTCCAACCAAGAGGAGTGATGCTTATTTGCTTTTGATGATGAGGCCTTCTCTTTgttatctatctatctatcctTCCTTGTCTCTATCTTTTAGCAGATATATAGTAAAGGATCTTGGATGGAACATTTTTTGTGTGGCCTACAGATGAGGTGCCAGCTGGACTGAACTTGGTTGAAATTTCAAGGAGGGAGGGTGGTGGGCTATAAGAGGGTTCCTGAAAGACACTCTAATTCCTATACTAGTATAAGGGTTAATGCAGTACTAGTAGAATTGTAAAAGCATCGACATAAGTGGGAGTGGGACGAGCTTTATCTATATAGGAGTGTAGTCCATTTTAGATAACAAGGACATTATCAGATACATCCAGAATCAAGGCCCTTGCAGTTCCTCTCTTTACCCAACTTAATAGCTCATATATCTTTCACTGATCTTCATATTTTAGCTATTGTAAGTTCATTCATATTCCTAGGGATTTCAATTGTTTAGCGGATTTCTTAGTTTAGAAGGCCCTATCCAATTTGTGAGCGAGGGTCTCGTCAAATTCCATTCCATGGTTGATAGAGACTTGTAAGTTATCATCTACGTGTTCTATCACAATGAATAGATATTTTcctacccccaaaaaaaaaaaatcctagtaAAATCTTGAGTATTGTTCTCAAGTTTTCACCATTAATTTATAAATAAGGATAAAATATTAGTCAATCTAAAGATCTGCCACATGGAATATTGGATGAGGTTTGTAGCCAGACAGCCCGTAAGTCCACCACtcaccatggtttgaggaatcaatATCGATAGA includes the following:
- the LOC122073473 gene encoding O-fucosyltransferase 7-like isoform X2 is translated as MQKRRYKTLVLLRTVLTFSVCVIALLALFSVHVAPFSNDLTLSESYKLPTQHEIGHQRWLNELSWMQELSPPQLSKAPPPLHKLNGARGILDSEKLWKQPRNRDFVPCVEPSSSYSFPLESRGYLLVHTNGGLNQMRAGICDMVAVARIINATLVIPELDKRSFWQDSSNFSDVFDEDHFIRALANDIKVIKKLPKELANATRAVKHFRSWSGLDYYQDEIATMWEEYQVIRAAKSDSRLANNNLPPDIQKLRCRACYEALRFAPRIEAMGKLLVERMRSYGPYIALHLRYEKDMLAFSGCTHGLSPAEADELTTIRENTAYWKVKEIDSEEQRAKGYCPLTPKEVGMFLSALGYPSSTPIYIAAGEIYGGDSRMADLQYYFPLLMCKEKLASPDELEPFMSHASQMASLDYIVSVESDIFIPSYSGNMARAVEGHRRFLGHRKTFSPDRKALVHLFDKVERGSLNEGRSLSERIIEIHKRRQGSPRKRKGPISGTKGRERFRSEEAFYVNPLPDCLCQKEQSSTSTTFINT
- the LOC122073473 gene encoding O-fucosyltransferase 7-like isoform X1 encodes the protein MQKRRYKTLVLLRTVLTFSVCVIALLALFSVHVAPFSNDLTLSESYKLPTQQHEIGHQRWLNELSWMQELSPPQLSKAPPPLHKLNGARGILDSEKLWKQPRNRDFVPCVEPSSSYSFPLESRGYLLVHTNGGLNQMRAGICDMVAVARIINATLVIPELDKRSFWQDSSNFSDVFDEDHFIRALANDIKVIKKLPKELANATRAVKHFRSWSGLDYYQDEIATMWEEYQVIRAAKSDSRLANNNLPPDIQKLRCRACYEALRFAPRIEAMGKLLVERMRSYGPYIALHLRYEKDMLAFSGCTHGLSPAEADELTTIRENTAYWKVKEIDSEEQRAKGYCPLTPKEVGMFLSALGYPSSTPIYIAAGEIYGGDSRMADLQYYFPLLMCKEKLASPDELEPFMSHASQMASLDYIVSVESDIFIPSYSGNMARAVEGHRRFLGHRKTFSPDRKALVHLFDKVERGSLNEGRSLSERIIEIHKRRQGSPRKRKGPISGTKGRERFRSEEAFYVNPLPDCLCQKEQSSTSTTFINT